TGGTACCTGTGCCATGTTCTGCTCTCCACAGGGACAGGAGTGTGGAATGTGCCTGGTCCTGCCTCCATGGGGTGTCTTGCTGATGCTCCTGGCAGAAGGGGAGGGGGTCACCCACGCTGAAAACCAGAACTGGGGGCCGTGGGTCTTGGAGCTGCcggcctggggctgggcaggagccacAGGAGTGGGTTTGGCTTTGTCCCCCGGGATGAGGGGCTGTGCCATGGCCTTTACTGCCCTCTGGTAGCCACGGCAAATACTGCAGGAGAGActgggacagcagggctgggctctcccGGGGCACCTGGAACGAGATCTGcaccccagctctgtgccagggttGATGGGgtccagcctgggcagggaggcTGCACTGGGGGATTTGGGTGCTGCTCCAGGTGGGAGCAAACCAACCATGGAGCTGGGACTGAGCTGCCCTCTGCAGGGTCCCAgctctggtttatttttgttttttggagcTCAGGGACTCGTAGGAGGAATCCTCCCCACTCCAGCAATGCCCCGGGCTCTGGTGACTGCCTGGGGAGCCACTGCCACATCCATGGGCACAGCAGACAAGGGGAGGCTCTGTCCCACTGggtgcacagccctgctgctgtcaggTGATGGAGTCACTGAATCATGGGACTGTTTATGTTGGAAAAGCCTCCTAAGACCATCGAGTCCGACCATTACCCcatcaccactaaaccatgtccccaagtgccacaacattgtttgaacacttccagggatggtgactccagcactgctctgggcagcctgtgctggtgcctgatcactctttcagtgaaggaatttttcctgaTACCCAGCCTAGGTGGCTGGGAGTGGATTAGTAATTGCTGAGGAATAATTGAAATGACCTTCACCATGCTAGTCTCTCCACATGGATTTGGGGACTGGGTCCAGGTCCCACGTGCTGCCAGGTGTTTCACAGCAAGGAGCAgatgccacagccctgccttggTGCCCGTGAACTCACCTGAGCTGTTCACCAGAGCCCATGGAGGCTGTTCTGGTAATCACCACCGGGCAGGGCAGTTTGGCTTTGTGTTTCcctctggatccatccctggAGTGTGTAATGCTGGCAGAGAAGCACATAAAGGACCAGTGTTTGAGAGGCTCTGCTCCAGGTTTTATTGAAgctgtatttttccctttaaaatgtcatttttattaGTGACTGTGCCACAAATTGTCTCTGGGAAGCACAGGCTGAAGGAGCTGTTGTTTCTCCTCTGCTGAGAAGTATGAGCTGTGATGGGTGGCTTTGAGTGTTATTTAAACCAGCAAAAACCTGGTGGCTGCAAAAATGCTCTGAGGGGGTTTTGTTCAATGTCTGAACCCCATAAACTTTACTTGGGATTATCAGCTACTAAATTATTGCTTGGGGCTCCCATCCAGCTGCCTTTCCTCAGGTGTTCTGATAAACCAGACTTAGAGTAACAAGCAAAAATTGTTTGAGGGTATAAACCCACACTTAGTGGTTTTACACACTTCATCAACCATGGGCTATGGAGGGAGTGGGTTTAGGTATGTAGAGCTTTCCCAGCAAAGACCACAGAATGATTTGAGCTGAAAGGAccctaaaaataatttagtttcaactcccctgccataggcaggggCAGGTTTGGCCAGGCCCTCGTGAGCTTTTGGCTCTGAGGAGACCTTTGGGTAGGCTGTACTGGAGGTTGGTTTAGGGAGCATAGAGAACCTGGGTGACCTGGTAAAGGGAGTGTTCAGTGACCCCCTGGAAGTactggcagcacagccactcCTCCAGGCCAGGGCTGACCCTGGCCCCAGCTGAGTTCTCTGCAAacctcaggagcagcagagccctctTGACCTGCAGCCAGCTCCGGAGCAGCTCGAGGCTCTTCCTGCTCCTGGCAAAGAGCTCCTGGCGTGGcccccagagcagcacctgcaggatgCCCCTGGCCTGCTCGATGGACACCCTCTGGTGAGGAtccctgtgcaggagcagcGTGGCCAAGCGCTTCAGTCCCGCCGAGTAGATGGACAGCGAGGGGATTTCGGGAAGCCTTTTGCTTCTGAAGCCCAAAATGTTCTCCAGGGAGATGTCCACGTGCAAGATCTGATAGATCAGCCTGCCCACgttcagctcagctgctgctggagaggagggCGCAGCGAGAGCCTGGCTCcagtcctgctcctggctgctggaacAAGGTCTTTGCTTCTCTTGCACCTTGAAGAAGCTGCTGATGAGCAGCCGTGGAAGGGACAGTCCCAGCGGCTCCTTCTGGCTCtgggggggacacgggcactgcaccagcagcaggtTCTCGGGGCACAGGTCCCCCTGGGCCACGTTCTGCCCCcggaggtgctccagccccatgcagagctgcaggaggaggaggcagcccAGGCGTTCGTAGTGCCCGGGGCTGGTCCTGTGCAGAGCGTGGGAGCCCTTCACAAAGTCTGCCAGGGTCTGCTGGGGAACCTCGGCACAAAGGAGCAcctgcaggacaggctggggggCAGGACAGGCTGCTTCCTCTCTGGAAGGGCCCTGCCTCTGTGTACCAGGGATTCCTGGGAGCACCAGCTCCCGAGGGAGGCGGTCGGTGAAGCGGCCGAGCAGGCGCTGGATGCTGCAGTGCgtccccagggagctctgcactcccaggctggagcagcacgGCTTGgggacctgcagggacacacaggacagGGCCAGCTGTGCAAGGACAGGGCcttgtcctgggctgggccacCCTGCCAGCTCAGGGCCACCGGCCCTGCTGTGACCCACATGTGGTTGTGGGGTCCCCCTGCACCCTCTGAACTCAGGAATGGAGCCAGGATGGCTTTGAGCAAGAGCTGGGACATGAAGGGTGGGGCAGCCCCCAGACGGGCTGGGCTCTCATCCTGCTCTCctgagcagccagctctgctccagcctctcctttgCACGTGCTGGCCCCTCTGGCTGAGTTAGCAGGACCTGTCCTCCAGCAGGGCCGATTTTGACTTGGCCCCAGGGGAACTGTCACCCTCAtcacccagcccctgccagcagcactgtgtCACCCAGCAAATGCAGAAGTAGCTGCAGAAAGGGGAAGTGGCCCCAGTGTCGTGTTCCGTGGAAAAGCCAACACTCCTGGGTCTCCTGGCTCCCTCTGCACCACCCAGGCCTCTCACCCCGATTCCCCCCTTACCTTGGCTGCAAACTGCAGCTGGCTGTGCTTGAAGGTGAAGCCCACCCTGAAGTACCAGGCGTCCCCgctctggcagcagggctgggggtccAGGACACCGAGCGCTGCCCAGCGCTTCcccaccagctctgcctccagcagctgctgcctctcctcgGGCCCCACCAGCTTTTCCTGCATGAGAGCCGAGAGCCGGGCCAGGGAGGCCTcctggcaccccaaaaccaccccacagagcccggccgggctctccaggagctgccccagctccccgtCCGCCGTCCCAAATGTCAGCTCCTTCAGGCTGGCTGAGGGGGCTTTCTGGGGGCTGCTTCGGGCCAGCGGCTCCCCCAGGCTTTGGGACTTAGTCAGGGGCTTCTTGGGTGCCCAGGAGGGTCTGTCCCGGGGGGGAGCCCCCTCCCCgggctgcagctggggtggggggatgCTGTAGAGGATGCTGCCAGCCCGTGGCTCAGGGTCGTCGTGGCAGCGCTGGGATGGTCCCGGCTCCGGGAGGGACTCGGCTCGCTGGAGCTGCTTTTTGGGCAGTGGGGGAGGCAGGGGGTCCGGCCCCGGCTGGGGAAGGGGTCTCCCAGCGCCTTCCCCTCGGCTGGCCTTGCGGGGGACGAGGTGGGCCCGCAGCTctcctggggagggagggacagacGTGACAGGACAGACAGGACAGAGGAGAagagtgggatgggatgggatgggatgggactaCAGCATGTTGTTCTTTGCCCCCCACATATTTCCAGCCCCAAAGCCACACCCAACACCAGCCAGAGGGGTGACACCGGgggaggacagggacagcagggactgTCCGAGGTGACGCCTCGGCAGGCAGGGGCACAGCGGGGTCAGGAGGTCACTCACCCACGTTGCTGTAGATGAGGGCTGGGTTGGGGGACCGAGGGGAGCAGCCCCCCGGCGTGTCCGGCATGGGAGTGGCCAGTCCGGGGGCAGCCGGGTCCGGGCTGGCACTGCGGAGCGCGGAGCTGGCCCTGCACGGAGCCGGGAGGCAGCGTCACCCCCGCGGCTCCCGCTGCCTCCGGTGCCGGCTCAGAGGAAGAACGCGGAGAAAAGGGGAAGCAGCGGCCTGGGGAGCCTTGGCAGGGTGGTTTTGGGGAGAAACACGGGGAGTTTGGTGGCCCAGTGACTCCAGTTGCCGCGCTGGGAAATCCTGGGGGTGGGAGCTGGCCCAGGGGCTCCACACGCGCTGGTTCCCACCTGCATGGGACACACCCGTGTGTGCCCGGGCCTGATGTGTCACCTGTGGTCCTCGCTGGGTGACCCCAGGGAGGCCACAACGCTGGCAGAGGTGTGGGACAAGAGCAGGAGAAGCCTTTGACACCCGCAGCCAAGTCtgggggacaggacaggggtctgggcacggggagggagcagagggagcccgAAGGAGGAGGGCACTGGGCTGGAGCCGCTGGTTTCACTTCCCTGTCCTGGCGCTGGGCTCTGGCTTCGGTGCCACCAGCGATACCGAAACCACGGTGGCTTTGTCTAAACCTCCCCGTTCTGCTGGAACGTTCAAAGTTCAGCACTGGCTGAGCAACCCCAGCCGGTGccccccctccatccccagtgcccctgggaccccccaaagcGCTGGCTTGGGGCAGCAGCCGtgctgagcagctccttcccctttGCAGAGCCCCTCGGTACCTGTGAGGTGTCCCTGGCAGCGGGGGGGTCCCGCGGGGCTCCAGCTCCACATCCCGGACCCGCAGCAGCTCCCgctgcccatcccagcccctcctggtgctgccCATGGCGCGCTCGGGGCTGGCCTTGCGCAAGGCGCTGCGCCCCGGCCGGGCAGGATGTGCTTTCAACACCTGCTCCGCGCTCGGCTCAAGGAAGCCGGGGTTTGGCTCGGCCGGGGTTTGGCTCAGCCGGGGTTTGGCTCAGCCGGGGTTTGGCCTCGCTCCCCAGAAGCCCCCGGAGCCCCCTGGCATGGCTGCGGCCCCGCCCGTGGTCACTGTGTCACCGTCAGTGCCACCTGTGGGTTTGTGTCCCTCGAGCTGCTCCTTCTTCCTGGATGGCTCCAGGGATGGCTTTAAGGgtggcagctgctctgaggagatttccccccaaacccccctcaAGTTGCAGAATTAATTCCCCTTCCTCTGGGTTATTACTCTGGGTGGGTTGGCAAGgaggaatattttcattttcttccatggATCACGGTTTTGGGTTCTGTTCCTGTCAAAGCTGGAGCTGATGATCCCTGTGCttctcttccaactcagaatattctttGATCTGTGATCTGTCTTTTTGCTGGGATTTCCTGCAGCCATTGCACAAGAGGAGCCCAGCCCttggaaaacaccttttttttttttttttgtctcccaGAGCTTTACAGATGCTCAAAGTGCACCAAGTGACCCAACTCAGCTGGGAAAAATCCTCCCATTGGTGTCTGTCCCCTCTAGCATGAAGTCACTTTTAAAACACTCTAAACACCAAAGTCCTCC
This sequence is a window from Vidua macroura isolate BioBank_ID:100142 chromosome 26, ASM2450914v1, whole genome shotgun sequence. Protein-coding genes within it:
- the PEAK3 gene encoding protein PEAK3; the encoded protein is MPDTPGGCSPRSPNPALIYSNVGELRAHLVPRKASRGEGAGRPLPQPGPDPLPPPLPKKQLQRAESLPEPGPSQRCHDDPEPRAGSILYSIPPPQLQPGEGAPPRDRPSWAPKKPLTKSQSLGEPLARSSPQKAPSASLKELTFGTADGELGQLLESPAGLCGVVLGCQEASLARLSALMQEKLVGPEERQQLLEAELVGKRWAALGVLDPQPCCQSGDAWYFRVGFTFKHSQLQFAAKVPKPCCSSLGVQSSLGTHCSIQRLLGRFTDRLPRELVLPGIPGTQRQGPSREEAACPAPQPVLQVLLCAEVPQQTLADFVKGSHALHRTSPGHYERLGCLLLLQLCMGLEHLRGQNVAQGDLCPENLLLVQCPCPPQSQKEPLGLSLPRLLISSFFKVQEKQRPCSSSQEQDWSQALAAPSSPAAAELNVGRLIYQILHVDISLENILGFRSKRLPEIPSLSIYSAGLKRLATLLLHRDPHQRVSIEQARGILQVLLWGPRQELFARSRKSLELLRSWLQVKRALLLLRFAENSAGARVSPGLEEWLCCQYFQGVTEHSLYQVTQVLYAP